Proteins encoded in a region of the Neisseria subflava genome:
- the nusB gene encoding transcription antitermination factor NusB, whose amino-acid sequence MKSPRRRARELAVQAIYQAGINKTAAPEIAKNIHELSQTSNMDEELFNKLFFGAQTHAEEYMEKISPLLDRDEKDLSPIERAVLLVACHELSTMPETPYPVIINEAIEVTKTFGGTDGHKFVNGILDQLASRIRPNEPRRKG is encoded by the coding sequence ATGAAAAGCCCACGCCGCCGCGCACGCGAGCTTGCCGTACAAGCCATTTATCAAGCAGGCATCAACAAAACTGCCGCTCCCGAAATCGCCAAAAACATCCACGAACTGTCCCAAACATCCAATATGGATGAAGAGCTGTTCAACAAACTGTTTTTCGGCGCACAAACCCATGCCGAAGAATACATGGAAAAAATCAGCCCCCTGCTCGACCGCGACGAAAAAGACCTCAGTCCTATCGAACGCGCCGTTTTGCTGGTTGCCTGCCATGAGCTAAGCACCATGCCTGAGACCCCCTACCCCGTCATCATCAATGAAGCCATCGAAGTCACCAAAACTTTCGGCGGCACCGATGGCCATAAATTCGTCAACGGCATCCTCGACCAACTGGCTTCCCGTATCCGCCCTAACGAACCGCGCCGCAAAGGCTAA
- the ribH gene encoding 6,7-dimethyl-8-ribityllumazine synthase, whose product MNIIEPRLDGTNLRIGIVQARFTNEIGSEMVKVCCRTLKELGVSEDNITLATVPGALEVPIALMNLASSEQFDALIAIGVVIRGETYHFELVSNESGAGVSRVALDYNIPIANAILTTENDEQAVARIEEKASDAAKVAVECANLVNHLLSEQYEDDEE is encoded by the coding sequence ATGAATATTATCGAACCACGCCTCGATGGTACCAACCTGCGCATCGGCATCGTTCAAGCCCGCTTCACCAACGAAATTGGCAGCGAAATGGTCAAAGTATGCTGCCGCACCTTAAAAGAATTGGGCGTATCCGAAGACAACATCACGCTTGCCACCGTCCCTGGCGCGCTTGAAGTGCCTATCGCGCTGATGAACCTCGCTTCATCCGAACAATTCGATGCCCTGATTGCCATCGGCGTTGTCATTCGTGGCGAAACCTACCACTTTGAATTGGTATCCAATGAGTCCGGCGCAGGTGTCAGCCGCGTTGCCCTTGACTACAACATCCCTATCGCCAACGCCATCCTGACGACTGAAAACGACGAACAAGCCGTTGCGCGTATCGAAGAAAAAGCCTCCGATGCAGCCAAAGTTGCCGTAGAATGTGCCAACTTGGTCAACCATCTTTTGTCAGAACAATACGAAGACGACGAAGAATAA